From Polynucleobacter sp. AP-Sving-400A-A2:
TATTTTTTAATTCATCTGGTAGATCAATCGACATTTCGATTTGACCCACAACACCATCTATATGAATTATTTTGGTACGGCTATTCATGAAAGAACTTTCTGAAATCTTTTCAAACTAACTGCAGACGCTCTACTGGGCGTCCTTGTATTAAGTGCGACTGGATGATTTCTTCGATATCTTCCGTATCGATAAAGGTATACCAAATACCCTCTGGATAAATCACCGCCACCGGGCCATCAGCACAACGATCCAAACATCCTGCTTTATTAATGCGGATGTTTCCTGGGCCAGATAGGCCCAACTCTTTGACACGCTTTTTTGCGTAATCAAAAAGAGCAAAAGCATTATGGCGATCACAACAATCTTCGCCGTTACTGCGCTGGTTTAGGCAGAAAAAAACATGGTGTTTAAAACTCATATGTCATCTCAATTAAGGTTTTAAATTAAAGGTGGCTCTATTTCGGAGTACCCAAAATAATGCTAATGGCAACCATACTACTGAAACCCATTGCATTAATTCATTAAAGTGTAATAGCCGACCTTGGTACCAATGTCGTAATGTCAGAATGAAATAGGGATTGTCTGGTAGAAGATTAATTACCAAGGTGGCAGTAACTAAACAAGCGATTGCAAGCCAAGCTTTACTAGTTACAGAAAACTGGAGAGCCCATCTTAGCAATAGGCTGCCTAGCACCATGCCCCAAATAGCTCCTGCGGTGAGCCACAATAAACCAAGCTCCGCTCCGAACTGCAGCGCAGTAAAGGCAATTTTCACTACAACAGTGAAGCAAAGCAGGCTATTTAGGATTTTCCACTGGGGCGCTTTTGCGCGCATTCCCAAGGATAGTAAGAGTCCAGCACCGAGCCAACAGACTGCCGTAATAATGGATTCCTGGATGACATGATTGACCACCATAGTGCCCCAGTCGACGGAAGCAAAAATGGCATGCCCCCATACCCCCGTTCCCAACCAAGAGCTCTGGGGATAGATCTGAGCCCAGGGAAAAAGTAAAAATAAGGCGCAAGCAGCCCAGTTCACACCAAACCATTGGTCAAAGCGACGACGTATTACGCTCCCAGAGAGCCACTGGGGACCTAATGGAATAGCTAACAAGCCACCCATCAAACCGCCCAATACATTGGCCCACCAATCCATTTGACTCGGAATACGAGTGGGCAACCAAGTTTGTAGAGACTCCACACTAAAAGCCAATCCCGCACTAAAGCTCAAGGCAACGCTTAAGGCAACAAAATTGCGCCAACGCGGGTAACAGGCAAAGACCAGCAGAAACCCCAAGGGAATATAGGCCAAGACATTGACCGACATATCAAAGAGCGTAATAAAGCGGGGTAAAGGTGCATCCAACCATGCCCATGGGGCGATCCCATTGGAAAAGTTGAAATCAAAGGGATTCAGGCTGACATAGATAATTAAAAGCGCATAGCTCAAACTAATAGCCCTAGCCAAAGGCATCGCCTGGAGAGGCCAAACAAACTTGCGAGGACGCTGATCTTCTTGATGCATTCCCTTATTCTAGGTCAGCCGGCCTAGATCTTTCTACAATAGAAAAATGAGCCCGAATTGCATTCTCGAACGCGTTGCAAGCACCAAGTCAACTAATGATGATTTATTGGCTCGTTGGCGTGCCGGTGAATTAATTGATCCTGTTGCTCGTATCGCCCATGATCAGACCTCTGGCAAGGGGAGGGCTGGCAGAGTTTGGCTTTCTAATCCTGGAGATACGCTATGCTTTTCCTTAGCCTACCCATTCGATAAACGCCCCCATGAACTGAGCGGACTTAGTCTAGTTATTGGACTAGCAGTTATTGCTGGTATTGCTGGTATTGCTGGAGCTATGCAGATCAATGAAACCACTCTTCATCAGCAAGGTCTTAGACTGAAGTGGCCTAACGATTTACTACTGAACAATGCCAAACTTGGTGGCATCCTGATTGAAGGAGGGCAAAGCAACCCAAGCTCACCCACCTGGATGGTGATCGGCCTGGGCCTGAACTTACGTAATGCAGAAGTCATTTCACAAAACTTAGAAAATCAAACCCCTTTTACTGCTGCCGCTTTGGATCAACTGCTGCCTCATCACACACTGATTCCCGATACGGATTTTATTTGGCTCAAGCTGATTGAATCATTCGAAAGTCATTTAACCCAATTTAAAGAGCATGGGTTTAGCCACTTTAAAGACTCCTGGTTGCACTGGGATGCCTTTAACGGTCAGTCTATTTGCATCTCAGGCGCGGGCAAAGAGCCCGTCACTGGAGTCTCTTCCGGAGTGGATGACTCTGGCGCCCTTATTCTTCACCAGCATGACAAATCTATCGTCATTCATGCAGGCGATGTTTCTTTGCGAGTTCCATCATGAGTCTGTATTTGGTATTTGATCTTGGCAACACCCGGCTCAAGTGGGCTGCGGTCGAGTCTACACAAAACATTGCAGACCGCAATAAAAAACTGTGGGCATACTCCGGGTCGATCAGTACCAAATCTTTTCAGTCAGCCGAACTACGCGCTGAGCTGTCTGACTATATTTCTAAAACCTTGCCTAAGCCAGATGCTATTGCCTTTTGCTGCGTAGCAGGCGATGCTGCGATTGAAAATCTACGCAGTCTCTTTCCGCAATGGCAAGATCTTGAGTGGCAGCAATTCACAGGCAGCAGTCCTTACCAAGGTTTACGAACACTCTATCAAGACCCCAGCAAATTGGGCGCAGATCGATGGGCCGCACTGATTGGCGCAAGAGCTCTCTCTAGCGCCAATACTTTGGTGATCAACGCTGGGACAGCCACTACCATTGACTTGCTGGGTGGCAATGGCCTCCATTATGGTGGCTGGATCCTGCCAGGCTTAAGTCTGATGCAAGAAAGCCTGCAACAAAATACAGCCCAACTTCCATTAGTAATTCGCGCCAACAAATCTGAAACTCAAGCCAGCTTTGGTAGCACTACTGATGAGGCGATTACAGGCGGTTGTGATGCGGCGCAAATGGGGGCAATCCTGCGTGCAGCTTACCTAGCTAAAGGGATGAATCATCCAGTTGAGCGAATTTGGCTTGATGGGGGCAATGCCAAAATTTTGGCAAATGAAATTAAACAATTTCCAGAGTTGGCAGTGCTGCCAGTGGAGCCGATTGAAGGTTTAGTACTACGTGGGCTTTGGGCTTGGCTCTTACAAAACTTGAAAGCTGCTAAGTAAGTTAACTTGTGCGGATCTTGCCCAATAAGGTTGTTGTGGAGCGCTCATACAGAAATGGGATGGCTACTGCTACACCACCCCAAGTTTTCACGAGGCGGGTCTCTTCCAGAGAATCGATTTCATAATCCCCACCCTTAACGTAAATATCTGGGTGAATCTTGGCAATCAGATTCACCGGGGTCTGTTCGGTAAATAACACTACCAAGTCGACACTCTCAAGCGCTGCCAATAAAGCCTGGCGATCAGCCTCGGTATTAATTGGCCTGTCATCACCCTTACCCAGCATCTTGACCGAGGCATCTGAATTCACCCCCACTACCAGGCTAGCACCCAAGGCTCTAGCTTGGGCTAGATAGCTGGCATGCCCTCGATGCAGGATATCGAAGACGCCATTCGTAAATACTAGGGGCCTGGGGAGCGCCGCAATCCGAGCCTCCAGCTCCGTCGGAACGCAGACTTTAGACTCGAAAGATGGTGGGGGTAATGAGCTCATAGCGCCATATTAATGGCATTGGGCTAGATTCAACGATATTTGCCAGAATGTCTTAGACTTGGGCATCCCAGTCCCGCCCAAAGGCTCAAAATGATTCGCTACATGCCGCGCTACTTACTGGCACTACTTTTCTTGCTAACAGCAATGCCGTTTGCAAAGGCAGCTCCACCTGCCGCCAGCTGCAGCCCCCTTTTATCTCATACCTTTCCACGATTACAGGATGAGGCGCCTCAAAACCTTTGCCAATACCAAGGCAAAGTCATTCTCGTTGTGAATACAGCCAGTTTTTGTGGCTTTACGAGCCAATACGAAGGTCTGGAAAAGTTGTATGCCAAATATAAAGACCGCGGCTTGGTTGTATTGGGATTTCCATCAAACGATTTTGGTCAACAAGAGCCAGGTAGTAATAAAGACATCGCCGACTTCTGTAAAAATACCTATGATGTGAAATTCCCTATGTTCGCCAAGAGCTCAGTTAGTGGAAGCAATCCAAACCCACTATTTAAAATGCTCATTACTAAAACGGGAACAACACCAAAGTGGAATTTTTATAAGTACCTGATTGATCGAAACGGTAATGTAGTCGATTCATTTGGCAGCATGACAAAACCAGCAAGCAGCAGTATTACCGGTGAAATAGAGAAACTTCTTGGAGAAAAAATTTAGTGGGTAAGAAAAAAGTTGCCATCATTGGCGCCGGCATATCTGGCTTAGGATGTGCATACGCATTAAGGCAGCATCCAGATTTAGAGATCACTGTATTTGAAGGTGGCAACCATATTGGTGGCCATAGTAATACTGTCGATCTCACACTAGAGACTTCTCACGGCCAGTTGACCCATGGAGTCGATACTGGATTCTTGGTATTTAACCGCAAAACCTATCCTCGCTTAGTTCGCCTATTTGAAGAAATTGCAGTTCCGATTGCGCCATCAGAAATGTCCTTCTCGGTATCGATTGATGCGGGAGGAAAAACAGGACGTAGTAAAAAAATTGAATGGGCTGGTAACGACCTTAACTCCTTCTTTGGTCAAAGGTCTAATTTATTCTCGCTCTCATTCTGGAGAATGGCTTATGACATCTTGCGCTTTAATCGCCTCGCTACAAGACTCGCAGAAGAACAAATCACTGCCAAACTTGAGTACTCAGAACCAGATGAGCGCATTAAAGATTTTTTAGATCGCAATCGTTTTAGTACCAGCTTTAAAGAAAATTATTTCTTGCCAATGATTGGCGCTATTTGGTCATGCTCTGTTGAACAGATGCTAGAGTTTCCGATTCAGACCATGGTCCGTTTCTGTCATAACCATGGTCTCTTGCAAATCCAAAATCGCCCGCAGTGGCTTACCGTTAAAGGCGGATCCCGAGAATACGTCAAGCTTTTAGTAGCGGCCCTAGAAAAACATCAAGTCCATTTTGTACGTGAATCAGTTTCTCGAGTTAATGCGAGCAAATTGGAAGACTCTCCAGTTGAAGTCATTACACCCTCTGGGCTTCACCAGTTTGATGAGGTGGTAATGGCATGTCATAGCGATCAAGCCTTGGAGTTAGTGCATGGCATTGGGCAAGATGCGCGCAATATTTTGGCCTCAGTTCCTTACCAAAAGAATCGCGCAATTTTGCATACCGATATCAATTTCTTACCTACTACTAAACGTTGCTGGGCAGCATGGAACTACACCGCAAAATCTGGTGCAACACCGACTGCACAACAACACGTGAGTGTGAATTATTTAATCAACCGTCTACAACCTCTACCCAAAGCATTCGAGGGCACACAAGTTATTGTGAGCTTGAATCCACTGACAGATCCCAATCCAAAGTTGGTGCATGAAGAAATCCATTACTCGCACCCTGTCTTTGATATGCGCGCCGCGCAGGCACAAAAGGAGCTGCCCTTAATTCAGGGTAACTCTTCAATCTGGTATTGCGGAGCATGGACCGGGTTTGGCTTTCATGAGGACGGTTTGCGCTCAGGCGAATTGGTGGCAATGGATCTAATGGAAAGTATTTCTCATCGCGTTAAATCAAACTCCATTAAAGATTCTCAGTAAATGAATTTGCCAACGATTAATTTTGGAGCAGTGAAGCATCGGCGCTTTCGTCCCGCTATTAATGCGTTTGGCTACGGCGTATTTACTTTGTCTATTCCAATGCGTGCGCGCAGGAATGATCCAGCATTACTGAGCAAGCATGGACTCAAAGATAAGCAATTTGGACTTTTTTCCTTTTTTGACCAAGACCATGGATTAGGCAGTGAAAACAGTCTGTCCTGGATCGAATCGATCCTTAAGGACAATCAGGTTCATCATGAT
This genomic window contains:
- the rfaE2 gene encoding D-glycero-beta-D-manno-heptose 1-phosphate adenylyltransferase yields the protein MSSLPPPSFESKVCVPTELEARIAALPRPLVFTNGVFDILHRGHASYLAQARALGASLVVGVNSDASVKMLGKGDDRPINTEADRQALLAALESVDLVVLFTEQTPVNLIAKIHPDIYVKGGDYEIDSLEETRLVKTWGGVAVAIPFLYERSTTTLLGKIRTS
- a CDS encoding ferredoxin, with product MSFKHHVFFCLNQRSNGEDCCDRHNAFALFDYAKKRVKELGLSGPGNIRINKAGCLDRCADGPVAVIYPEGIWYTFIDTEDIEEIIQSHLIQGRPVERLQLV
- a CDS encoding biotin--[acetyl-CoA-carboxylase] ligase, whose translation is MSPNCILERVASTKSTNDDLLARWRAGELIDPVARIAHDQTSGKGRAGRVWLSNPGDTLCFSLAYPFDKRPHELSGLSLVIGLAVIAGIAGIAGAMQINETTLHQQGLRLKWPNDLLLNNAKLGGILIEGGQSNPSSPTWMVIGLGLNLRNAEVISQNLENQTPFTAAALDQLLPHHTLIPDTDFIWLKLIESFESHLTQFKEHGFSHFKDSWLHWDAFNGQSICISGAGKEPVTGVSSGVDDSGALILHQHDKSIVIHAGDVSLRVPS
- a CDS encoding NAD(P)/FAD-dependent oxidoreductase, whose protein sequence is MGKKKVAIIGAGISGLGCAYALRQHPDLEITVFEGGNHIGGHSNTVDLTLETSHGQLTHGVDTGFLVFNRKTYPRLVRLFEEIAVPIAPSEMSFSVSIDAGGKTGRSKKIEWAGNDLNSFFGQRSNLFSLSFWRMAYDILRFNRLATRLAEEQITAKLEYSEPDERIKDFLDRNRFSTSFKENYFLPMIGAIWSCSVEQMLEFPIQTMVRFCHNHGLLQIQNRPQWLTVKGGSREYVKLLVAALEKHQVHFVRESVSRVNASKLEDSPVEVITPSGLHQFDEVVMACHSDQALELVHGIGQDARNILASVPYQKNRAILHTDINFLPTTKRCWAAWNYTAKSGATPTAQQHVSVNYLINRLQPLPKAFEGTQVIVSLNPLTDPNPKLVHEEIHYSHPVFDMRAAQAQKELPLIQGNSSIWYCGAWTGFGFHEDGLRSGELVAMDLMESISHRVKSNSIKDSQ
- a CDS encoding type III pantothenate kinase, whose amino-acid sequence is MSLYLVFDLGNTRLKWAAVESTQNIADRNKKLWAYSGSISTKSFQSAELRAELSDYISKTLPKPDAIAFCCVAGDAAIENLRSLFPQWQDLEWQQFTGSSPYQGLRTLYQDPSKLGADRWAALIGARALSSANTLVINAGTATTIDLLGGNGLHYGGWILPGLSLMQESLQQNTAQLPLVIRANKSETQASFGSTTDEAITGGCDAAQMGAILRAAYLAKGMNHPVERIWLDGGNAKILANEIKQFPELAVLPVEPIEGLVLRGLWAWLLQNLKAAK
- a CDS encoding VanZ family protein, with protein sequence MHQEDQRPRKFVWPLQAMPLARAISLSYALLIIYVSLNPFDFNFSNGIAPWAWLDAPLPRFITLFDMSVNVLAYIPLGFLLVFACYPRWRNFVALSVALSFSAGLAFSVESLQTWLPTRIPSQMDWWANVLGGLMGGLLAIPLGPQWLSGSVIRRRFDQWFGVNWAACALFLLFPWAQIYPQSSWLGTGVWGHAIFASVDWGTMVVNHVIQESIITAVCWLGAGLLLSLGMRAKAPQWKILNSLLCFTVVVKIAFTALQFGAELGLLWLTAGAIWGMVLGSLLLRWALQFSVTSKAWLAIACLVTATLVINLLPDNPYFILTLRHWYQGRLLHFNELMQWVSVVWLPLALFWVLRNRATFNLKP
- a CDS encoding glutathione peroxidase, translated to MPRYLLALLFLLTAMPFAKAAPPAASCSPLLSHTFPRLQDEAPQNLCQYQGKVILVVNTASFCGFTSQYEGLEKLYAKYKDRGLVVLGFPSNDFGQQEPGSNKDIADFCKNTYDVKFPMFAKSSVSGSNPNPLFKMLITKTGTTPKWNFYKYLIDRNGNVVDSFGSMTKPASSSITGEIEKLLGEKI